The DNA region CACCCAGCCCGGCCGCGCCGACGTCGGCCGCCGTGCCGCCGCCCTGCCCCGCGTTGCGCATCAGCTGCTTCATCAGCGCGTCGGCGACGCCGATCCCGCGCTTTGACATCTGCTGCGCGAGCTGCTGGTCGAGCATCGACGTGTACATCTTCGACGTGTGCGAATCGAGCAGCCCGCCGTCGGGCGTCGCGTCGCGCATGCTCTTGAGCATCATCTGCGTGAACATCGCGTCGAACTGGCCGGCGACCGCCTTCGCGCCGGCCTGCGGCGACTGCCGCGCCTGCGCGCGCAGCGCATCGAAGCCCTGCACGTCGAGCGCGAAGCGCTGGGTGAGATCGTTCGCGTCCGGAAGGTTCGCTGCCATTTAGATCACCTCAAGATCGGCGCGCAGTGCGCCGGCCGCCTTCATCGCCTGCAGGATCGACATCAGGTCCGCCGGCGTCGCGCCTAGCGAGTTCAGTGCCTTCACGACGTCGGCGAGGTTCGCGCCGGCCGTCACCATCTTGAGCGCCCCGTTGTCCTGCTTCAACTGGATCTGCGACTGCTGCGCGACCACCGTCTGCCCGTTCGAGAACGGCCCGGGCTGCGACACCACCGGCTGCGTGTTGACGACCACCGACAGGTTGCCGTGCGCGACCGCGCAGCTTTGCAGCGTCACCATCTGGTTCATCACGATCGAGCCGGTACGCGCGTTCAGGATGACCTTCGCGGCGGCCTTGTCCGGACTCACGTCGAGGTTCTGCAGGCGCGCCATGAACGCGACCTGCTGCGCGGAATCCGCCGGCGCGGCGAGCTGGATCGTGCGGCCGTCGAGCGCCGTCGCGGTGCCCGGGCCGAAGCTCGAATTGACCGCGGACACGATCCGCTGCGCGGTGCCGTAGTCCATGTCGTTCAGCTGCAGCTGCAGCACGCCGTTCATCTGCGCGATCGCGTTCGGCACCGCGCGCTCGACGATCGCACCGCCGACGATCCGGCCGGCCGCGAGCTGGTTCACCTGGACGCGGCTGCCGTTCGCACTCGCGCCCGCGCCGCCGACCGCCATGTTGCCCTGCGCGAGCGCATACACCTGCCCGTCCGCGCCCTTGAGCGGCGTGAGCAGCAGCGTGCCGCCGCGCAGGCTCTTCGCGTTGCCGAGCGACGACACGGTCACGTCGAGCGCCTCGCCCGGCCGCGCGAACGGCGGCAGCGTGGCGGTCACCATCACGGCCGCGACGTTCTTCAGCTGCATGTTGCTCAACGACGACGGGCCGCCGTTGGCCGACCCATTGTTGATCGAGATGCCGAGGTTCGCGAGCATGTTCGCGAGCGTCTGCGTCGTGAACGGCGTCTGCATCGTCTGGTCGCCCGTGCCGTCGAGGCCGACGACGAGGCCATAGCCGATCAGCGGGTTGTCGCGCACGCCCTGGATCTGCGCGAGATCCTTCAGGCGTTCCGCATGCGCGCCCGGCGCGCCGAACGCGCAGGCTGCCAGCACGAGCGCGGCGGCGATCCGCGCGACGGCCTGCGCGCGGGATGACAGTCGATGGAAAAGAGGCTGCGGCATCGTCATCACCACGGTGCGATGTTGAGGAAGAAGCGCTGCAGCCAGCCCATCGTCTCGGCTTCGTTGATATAGCCCTTCGACGAGTATTCGATCTTCGCGTCGGCGACCTGCGTCGAGTAGACCGAGTTCGCGCCCGAGATCGTGTTCGGGTTGACGACCCCCGAGAAGCGCACGAACTCGTTGCCCTGGTTGATCAGCATCTGCTTCTCGCCGCTGACGACGAGGTTGCCGTTCGGCAGCACGTTGGTGACGGTCACGGTGATCGTGCCGTTGAACGTGTTCGCGGCACTCGCGCCGCCCGTCGCCGCGAACTTGTTGGCGCCGGCCGCCGACATGTTCGCCTTCGCGAACAGCCCGCCGAGGAAGCCGGCCGTCGGCACGCTGAAGTCGGTGTTGCCCTGCCGGTTGGTGTTCGCCCCCGACGACTTGGTCGCGTTGATGTTCTCCGCGATCATGATCGTCAGGATGTCGCCGATGTTGCGCGGCCGCTGGTCTTCGAACAGCGGCCGGCCCGCGTAGCCCGGGTTGTAGATCGAGCCGGGCGCCTGCATCGACATGGGCATCGGCGGCTGCGCCGTCATCGGCTGCTGGATGATCGGATCGCGCGGAATCTGCGCGCAGCCGGCGAGCGCGGCCACCGCGAGCGCGCACACGGCGCGCACGGGGGCTGGCGGGAGGAGGCGAACCTGCTTCATGGCGACGACTGGACTTTCCGGTTAGCTCTTCATCTGCGTGACGGTCTGCAGCATCTGGTCGGACGTCGTCACGGCCTTGCTGTTGATCTCGTACGCACGCTGCGTCTGAATCATGTTGACGAGCTCCTGCACGACGTTCACGTTCGACGCCTCGACATAGCCCTGATTGAGCACGCCCGCGCCGTTCAGGCCCGGTTGCGCCACGTTCGGCGCGCCCGACGACGTGGTTTCGGCGAACAGGTTCTCGCCCTTCGCCTCGAGGCCGGCCGGGTTGATGAAGGTCGCGATCTGCAGCGAGCCAATCTGCACCGCGTTGCTCGAGCCCGGCTGCGTGACCGACACGACGCCGTCCTTGCCGATCGTCAGCGACTGCGCGTTCTGCGGCACGGTGATCGCCGGCAGGATCTGGTAGCCGCTCGACGTGACGAGCTGGCCTTGCGCGTTGGTCTGGAACGAGCCGTCGCGCGTGTACGCGTTCGTGCCGTCCGGCATCAGCACCTGGAAGAAGCCCGCGCCGTTGATCGCGACGTCCTTCGAGTTGCCGGTCTGCGTGAGGCCGCCCTGCGTGTACAGGCGCTCGGTCGCGACCTGCTGCACGCCGGTGCCGAGCTGCAGGCCCGACGGCAGTTCGGTCTGCTGCGTCGAGTTCGCGCCCGGCTGGCGGATGGTCTGGTACAGCAGATCCTCGAACACCGCGCGCGACGCCTTGAAGCCGTTCGTGCTGGTGTTCGCGAGGTTGTTCGAGATCACGTCCATCTGCGCCTGCTGCGCATTCATGCCGGTGGCGGCAATGTAGAGCGAACGGTTCATGTTGAATCTTCTCCTGGTAGCGAGGGCCGTGCCGCTCAGCTGAAGTTGAGCAGCTGGTTCGCCGACTGCTCGTTCTGGTCGGCCGTCTGGATCAGCTTCGACTGCAGCTGGAACGCCCGTGCGTTGTCGATCATCGCGACCATCGCGGTCACCGGATTCACGTTGCTGCCTTCGAGCGAATTCGGCGTGACGACCACGCTCGGGTCGCTGTCGGCCGGATTGCCGTCGGCGGTGCGGAACAGCCCGTCGTTGCCGCGCGCGAGCGTGGCCGGATCGGGGTTCACGAGCTTCATCTGGTCGACGATCGCGACCGCCGTCGGCGGGTCGCCCGGCATCAGCGCGGACACCGTACCGTCCTTGCCGATCGTCACTTCCGCGTTCGGCGGCACCGAGATCGGGCCGCCGTTGCCGATCACCGGCAGGTTGCTCGCGTTGACGAGCTGGCCGTTTTCATCGACGTGCAGGTTGCCGGCGCGCGTGTACGCCTCGCTGCCGTCGGCCGTCTGCACCGCCAGCCAGCCGGCGCCCTGCACGGCGACGTCGAGCGGGTTGCCGGTGCGCGTGATCGGACCCGGCGCGTAGTCCGCGCCGGGCGTCGACGCGAGCACGTAGGTGCGCGTCGTCGTCGGATCGCTCGTGCTGCCGTCGCCGAAATTCATCGGCACCGCACGGTAGGTCGCGAGCTGCGCGCGAAAACCCGTCGTCGACGCGTTCGCGAGGTTGTTCGCGACGATCGCCTGCTGGTCGAGCGACTGCGACGCGCCCGTCATCGCCGTGTAGATCAGTCGGTCCATGGCTGCCGGTTATCCGCGCGTTACAGGTTGATGAGCGTCTGGTCGACGGTCTGCTGCGTCTTGATCGTCTGCGCGTTCGCCTGGTAGTTGCGCTGCGCGGTGATCAGGTTGACGAGCTGCGACGTCAGGTCGACGTTCGAGTTCTCGAGCGCGCTGCCCTGCAGCGTGCCGTGGTTGGTGCTGCCCGGCGCCGAGATCTGCGGCACGCCCGATGCGGCCGTTTCCGCGTACTGGTTGCCGCCGAGGTTCACGAGGCCGTTCGGGTTGTTGAAGTTCGCGATCGCGATCTGCCCGAGCACCGCCGTCTGGCCGTTCGAGTAGTTGCCGGTCAGCTTGCCGTCCGCGCCGATCGAGAAGGTCGTCAGCGTGCCGCTCGCGTAGCCGTCCTGCGCGAGGTTGTTCACGCCGTCCTTGCCGCCGAATTGCGTGGTGCCGGTCAGGTCGAGCGTGAGCGGCTGCGGCGTGGTCGAGCCGTCGGTGGTCGGCACCGTGAACTGGAACTGGCCGACCGACGTGGTCGGCACGGCCGGCGTGCCCGTCGTCGTGCTCTTGATCGCGCCCGACGAATCGAACGTGACGGTGCCGAGGTCGGTCGTGGCGCCGCCCTGCACGCCCGCATACGCTTCCCAGGTGCCCGCCGCCGACTTCACGAAGTACATGTTGACCGCCTGCGAGCCGCCGAGCGAGTCGTACACCTGCACCGACGTCGAATAGTTGTACGTCGAGGTGTCGGTCGCGTCGAACGGCGTCTTGGTCGGGACCTTGTCCTGCGAGTTCAGGTTGAACTGGCCGGTGATCTTGGTCGTGGCGGTCGGCGAGATGTTGGTCGTCGGCGCCTGCAGCGGCACGGTCTGCGCGGTGTTCACCACGCCGTTCTTGTCGGCCAGGTAGCCCATCAGGTTCAGGCCCTGCGCGTTGACGATGTAGCCGTTCTTGTCGCGCTGGAACGTGCCGTCGCGCGAGTACGTCGTCACGCCGTTGTTCGACATCTGGAAGAAGCCGTTGCCGTTGATCGCGACGTCGAGCGACGAGTTCGTCGTGTTGATCGTGCCCTGGCCGAACTGCTGCTGCACCGACGAGAGCGCCGTGCCGATGCCGATCTGCGTGTTGACCGACGTCGCGATCGAGTTCGCGTACATGTCGGAGAACTGCGCGGTGCTCGACTTGAAGCCGACCGTGTTCGCGTTGGCGATGTTGTTGCCGATCACGTCGAGCGCGTTCGATGCGCCGGCGAGGCCGCTCAGACCCTGTTGATAACCCATTTCGGTCTCCGTTTTCGAGAAAGCTGGATCAGTTGGTGGTGGTGGCGTCGGAGGTCGACGACGATGCGGTGTTCGGGAAGATCGACGCGACCTGGGTGAGCCCCACGGTCGTGCCGTTCGACAGCACGAGCCCCGCCGTGCCGTCCGCCTGCTTGATCACGCTCTGTACCTGCGCGGCCGCGAGCACGGTCGGCGCATACGTCTTGCCGTCGCTGCCCGTGTACTGCGCGCTCACGGTGTACTTGCCGTCCGGCAGCGCGTTGCCCGCTGCGTCGGTCGGCGTCCAGTTGAACGGCACCGTGCCGGCCGACTGCTTGCCCGCGTTGATCGTGTTGACGACGGCGCCCGAGCTGTTCTTCACGGTGATCGTCAGGTTCGACACGTCGTTCGCGAGCGACACGCCGAACGGCGACGCCGCGCCGCCCTTCACCGCGACGCCGTTGCCCGGCGCGAGCACGTTCGTGCCGATCAGGAGCGCGGCCTGCGTCTGCTGGCCGGCCGCGAGCTGGCTCGACAGCGACGTGAGCGACGTGTTCAGCTGCGCGATGCCGCTCACCGTGTTGATCTGCGCGAGCTGCGACGTCATCTGCGAACTGTCGACGGGGCTCGTCGGATCCTGGTTCTGCAACTGCGTGACGAGCAGCTTCAGGAACGTCGCCTGCAGGTCGCTCGCCGACGTGCCGGTCGTCGACACGTTGCTGGTGTTCATCGTGTCGGTCGGCAGGTTCGACACGTTGGTGCCGTTGCCGCCGATCGTCGTGCTGGTGGATGTCATCCTGAATGGCCTTGTGTCGGAACTGTCGGGTCTGGGGTCTCGATGTTTCGCTTTCTCGATGTCTCGATGTCGAAGCTCGCCCGGCGCGGCTTACGAGCCGATCGTCAGCGTCTTGAGCATCAGCGTCTTCGCGGTATTCAGCGTCTCGACGTTGGCCTGGTACGAGCGCGACGCCGAGATCATGTTCACCATCTCCTGCACCGGATCGACGTTCGGCATCTGCACGTAGCCGTTCGCGTCGGCCGACGGGTTCGCCGGGTCGTAGGTCGACTTCATCGGCGACGGATCGTCCATCACCTTCGTCACGCGCACGCCGCCCACGCCCTGGCCGGACGCGGTGCGCGCGCCGCCCATCGGGTCGGTCGCGAACACGACCTGCTTGGCCTTGTACGGCTTGCCGTCGGGGCCGGTCGCGCTGTCGGCGTTCGCGAGGTTCGACGCGGTGACGTTCAGGCGCTGCGATTGCGCGGACAGCGCCGAACCGGCGACGCCGAAGATGTTCATCAACGAGGGCATGAGGGCTCCTTGTTCGGGTACGGAAGCGGCGCGCGCTTACGAGTTCGTCGAGATCGCGGCGATCATCGCCTTGATCTGCTGGGTCATCACGGTCATCCCGGTTTCGTAGTGCAGCGCGTTGTTCGCGAACTGCACGCGCTCGACGTCGAGATCGACCGTGTTGCCGTCGAGCGACGGCTGCAGCGGCATCCGGTACTGCGAACGACCGTAGTCGTCGGCCGGGCCGCCCGTCGGAATCAGCTTCGCGGTGCCGGCCATGTGGCCCGGCGCCGTCGACACCATCGTCATCCCGCTCGCCACGCCGGCCGGCTGCGCCATCGGCAGCTGCGCGGCATTGCTCGGCGCGAGGCCGCCGTGGGCCTGCTTCAGCGAGCGCGCGAGGGTCGACGCGAAATCGACGTCGCGGGCCTGATAGCCCGGCGTGTCGGCGTTCGCGATGTTCGACGACAGCAGTTCCTGCCGATAGGCGCGCACGTCGAGCGCCTGGCGGCCGAACGCGAATTCGGCATCGAGTTTGTCCAGCATGTGTGCGTCTCTCCGTATGAAGCGCTGCACGCCCGTTGCGCCGGATGGCGACCCAAGGGGCTTTTTTCCATGACAGCGATGGTAGGCGTCGTGCGCAACCGGCAATCGGGCGAATAACGCGGCAAAGGCCCCCTCTATTCATCGTTTGCGCGACGGCCCCGCTGCCTAGAATGCGAATCGGATCAACGGTTTCGAGGACACGGCGATGACAGGCAGCGCACTTCGCGGAAACGACGGACGCCGGACGCGCGTGCCGCGTGCGTTCGCGCTCGCCGCGGCGCTGTGGCTCGCGGTGCCGGCGGCACACGCGGACGACGGGATGATCGTGATCCCCGGACGCGGCGAGACGGCCGAGACGGCGCTCGCGCATGCGAATGCGGCGAGCGGCGGGCAGTTTGGGGGGAATGCGGGGATGGCGGTGGGTGCGGCGTCGGGCGCGGCGTCGGGAACGGTGCCGGGAGCGGGAACGGCGTCTGGCGTGGGCATAGCGCCGGGAGCGGGCATGGCGATGGCGACCGGTGCGGGCGGCACTGCCGCGGCTGCCTACGCGGCGCAGCCGGCCGGCTCGATGGTCGTGACGAGCGTTCCTCCGCCGGCTGCCGTGCCGGCGCCCGCACCGCGGCCCGTCTACGCGGCCGCACGCATGAACACCGCCGCACGCATGAACACCGGTTACGGCGCGCCGCGCGCCGCCGATCCGGGCGCCGTCGCGACCGTCGTCGCCGGTACGGCCGAATCCGCGTCGAATCCCGCATCGAATCCGGCGCGAGCGGCGATTGCCCCGCGCGTCGCGGCAGCGCGCCCCCTCCCGGCCGCACCGGCCCCGCGCGCGCCGACGGCTGCCACCACCGCGGCCCAGGCTTCCGCCGCGCCCCAGCCGGCGACGCCGCCCGGCCAGCAGGACCCCGACGCGATCCGGCGCACGGCCCTCGCGTTCCTCCAGCAACAGATCGCCGGCCTGCCGGGCAAGACCACCGCGACCGTCGCGACCGCGTTTCCGCGCGGGCTCGCCGCGTGCACGACGCTCGAGCCGTTCCTGCCGACCGGCGCGCGCCTGTGGGGCCGCACGACGGTCGGCGTGCGCTGCGCGGGCGAACGGCCGTGGACCGTCTACCTGCAGGCGAAGGTTGCCGTGCAAGCCACCTATTACGTCGCCGCGCGGCAGATCGCGCCCGGCGAGCCGCTCACCGTGGCCGACCTCGTCGCGCGCGACGGCGACCTGACGGTGCTGCCGCTCGCGGTGATCACCGATCCCGCTCAGGCGGTCGGCGCGACCGCGCTGGCCCGGATCTCGGCCGGGCTGCCGCTGCGCCAGGACATGCTGAAGAGCGCCGCGTCGGTGTCGGCCGGCCAGACGGTGCGGGTCGTCGCGGCCGGGCCCGGCTTCACGATCTCGGCCGAGGGCAGCGCGCTCGCGAACGCGGCGCCGGGCCAGTCGATACGGGTCAGGATGGCCGCGGGGCAAATCGTCACGGCGATCGTCAAGGACGCCGGGACCGTGGAAATTCCGCTGTAGGGGCGGATCCCGCCGCAAGATTGCAAAGAATTGTTTATTCGGAGCCTGTCGGGCTCACGATGCTAAAGTTCGGGCCGACCCGGCCGTTATCTGGGTCATACCGTACAGGAAACCCATCGTGAAGATCGATTCCACTCCGAAACCGAGCCCCCTCGCGTCGACCGGCAACGGCGCGACCCGCGCGCAATCCGGCGCGGCTTCGTCGTCGCCCGCGCAGGCGGCCGACGCTGGATCGACCGGCGGCGACACGACCGTGAACCTGTCGGGTCTGTCGGGCCAGCTGCGTTCGCAGTCGGCCTCGGGCAGCGCCGACATCGACACGGCCCTCGTCCAGTCGATCAAGGACGCGCTGAACGACGGCACGCTGACGATCGACGTGAACAAGATCGCCGACGGCGTATTGAATACCGCCCGCGACCTGCTGCAACAGCAGCGCTCGCAGGGCAACTGAGCCGGCCAGGGGCCCGTCACGCCCTGACCGGTCCCCTGGTTTGCCGGCATGCGCCACCGCGTGCCGGCGCGACGAGCATGACGCGATGAGAGAAGAGCTGCTGGCCACGGTCAACGACGAACACGCGACGGTCGAAGCGTTCGCGTCCCTGCTCGCCTACGAGGAAAAGGCGCTCACGACACCGGAGCCGCTCGACATGCTGCCCGGCATCGTCGAGAAGAAGAGCGTGCTGATCGATCGGCTCGCGCAGCTCGAGCGCACGCGCGACACGCAGCTGTCCGCGCTCGGCTTTCCGGCCGGCAAGAAAGGCATGGACCAGGCCGCCGAGCGCGATGCTCGCCTCGCCGGCCGCTGGCAGTTGCTGCTGCAGGCCGCCGAACGCGCGCGCCAGGCCAATGCGACCAACGGGATGCTGATCCGGATCCGGATGGACTACAACGAGCGCGCGCTCGCGGTGCTGCGCTCGGCCCCCGCGCCAGCCGGCGTCTACGGGCCCGACGGGCGCGTGTCGGCGCTGATGCGCTGAAGCACCGGCGTACCGGTCACGCCGGCGCTCCGACGCGCCGATCACGCCAACGCTCCGACGTACCGATCACGCCGACGCTCTGACGTACCGATCACGCCAACGCTCCGACGCGCCGCCCGCACACCGCGCGGCAGCGCGCCCCCTCCCCGCCTTACAGCAACGGACACGCAGTGACCTGCGTGCCGCGTTCCACGCAAACCCGTTCGTAGTCGCGCAGGTACGCGCGCTCGCCGTCGTCCAGCAGCTCGACGTCGATCAGGTCCCAGTCGTAGCCGACGGTGACGATGTTCTCGAACGAGACGGTGTCCGATGCGTCGTCGTCCGCGCGCACGATCACGATGTTCTCGATCCGCACGCCGCCCTTGCCCGGCACGTAGATGCCCGGCTCGACCGAAATCACCGCATTCGGCACCAGCCCGTACTTCGCGCCCGGCGCGAACCGCACGCCGCCCTCGTGGACGTGGATCCCGACGCCATGCCCGGTGCCGTGGCCGAAATCGTAGCCGTGGTCGCGGCACACCTGCCGTACCGCCGCATCGACGTCGCCGCCCGTGGCCGTCTTCGGAAAGCGTGTGACGAGCCCCTTGATGCAGGCCTTCAGCGCGACCGTATAGATCTCGCGCTGCCACGGCTGCGCGACCGTTTCCGGCCGCGTGCGACGCAGCACGACCCGCGTGCAGTCCGTCGCGAAGCCGGCGTCGTAATACGCGCCGCTGTCGAGCAGCACGAGTTCGCCTTCCGTCAGCTCGACCTCGGCGCTCGCCGTCGTGTAGTGCGCGAACGCGCTGTTCGCGCCGTTCGCCGCGATCGACGGGAACGTCAGCGCGACCGCCGAACGCGCGCCGTACGCGTCGTTGATCGTGCGGGCCAGGTCGTATTCGGTATGGCGCCGCCCCGGCTCGCCGGTCTTCGCCCAGCGCATCGTTTCGGCGATCGCCGCCGAACTGCGCGCGAACGCGTCGCGGAAGCGGTCGAGCACCGCCGGCGTCTTGCTCGCCCGCATCGCCTCGACCGGGTTGAAATCGGCGTGGCGCGCATGCGGCCACACGCGGCGCACCGACTCGACCAGCGCGCAGTTGACCGATTCGAAGCCGTAGCACACGTGGTCGACCGCGCATGACGCGAGGAAGCGCTCGAGTTCGGCGAAGTCGCGCCGGATCACCTGCAGCGCCGGATACGACGTCAGCTCGACCGGGCACCGGTCGCAGCCTTCCGGCAGGAACAGCACGACCTGCGCGCCGACCGCGAACAGGAAGCCCAGATGCGACGACACGTTCGGGATGTGATAGCCGCGGCTGTTCAGCAGATACGCGAGATCGTCCGACGCGCACGTGAAGAACGCCGTCTTGCCGGGCGCCGCGCCGGTGTGCGCGGCGAGCCGGCGGTTCAGCGCGTCGAGGTTCTGCGCGACGCTCGCGCCGGTCATCGTGTCCGGCAGCTCGAAGATCGGCCGCTCGACCACCCAGCCCGGCAGCGCGATCGCGCGGTCGATCTCGCGCTCGACGAGACTCGTCCAGTCGAGCGACGCGGGCTGCGTCTGCTCGAGGAGCCGGTCGCGCTGCGCGACACTGATCCGCAGCGCGTCGTAGCCGACCCGCGCAAGCCGGCTCGCGTGCGCGACGAGCCAGTCGCCCAGCGCCTGCCAGATCGTCACGTTCATCCCGAGCTTCTCGATCCGCACGTGGGCCGGGTCGCACTGCCGTTCGGCCTGCAGGTGATAGCGGCCGTCGACGAACAGCACGAACGGCGGCACGCCGAGCGCCTGCGCGGTCGCCGCGCTCAGGAAGATCCCGCAGCCGGCCGAGCCGTCGAAGCCCGACAGCGCGTAGCGCGGGTTGTTGCTGCGCGGCAGATATTCGGTGATGTATTCGTCCTGCGACGTGACGACCACGGCGTCGAGCCGCAGCGCGTCGAGCACGCGCGACAGGCCGCGCTGCGTATCGGCGACGCACGCGTCATACGGGGGAAGGCCGGAGAAGCTGTATTTCAGTCGATCGATCATCGGATACCCGCTAATGATTGTTGTCAGCAGCCGGCGGTGTCACGCGGCCTCGCGCACGCGTGACGCGGCGCGCCGCCCGGGGCGCGGACGACGCAAGGCCCCGCGGGCAGCCGGCCGCGGCGGCGCAGCGCCGTTTCCGGCGGCCGGTCTCGAGAAAAATTTTTGTCCCACTTAACTTTGTTTGATGCGT from Burkholderia ambifaria AMMD includes:
- the flgB gene encoding flagellar basal body rod protein FlgB, with product MLDKLDAEFAFGRQALDVRAYRQELLSSNIANADTPGYQARDVDFASTLARSLKQAHGGLAPSNAAQLPMAQPAGVASGMTMVSTAPGHMAGTAKLIPTGGPADDYGRSQYRMPLQPSLDGNTVDLDVERVQFANNALHYETGMTVMTQQIKAMIAAISTNS
- a CDS encoding flagella synthesis protein FlgN; the protein is MREELLATVNDEHATVEAFASLLAYEEKALTTPEPLDMLPGIVEKKSVLIDRLAQLERTRDTQLSALGFPAGKKGMDQAAERDARLAGRWQLLLQAAERARQANATNGMLIRIRMDYNERALAVLRSAPAPAGVYGPDGRVSALMR
- a CDS encoding M24 family metallopeptidase, coding for MIDRLKYSFSGLPPYDACVADTQRGLSRVLDALRLDAVVVTSQDEYITEYLPRSNNPRYALSGFDGSAGCGIFLSAATAQALGVPPFVLFVDGRYHLQAERQCDPAHVRIEKLGMNVTIWQALGDWLVAHASRLARVGYDALRISVAQRDRLLEQTQPASLDWTSLVEREIDRAIALPGWVVERPIFELPDTMTGASVAQNLDALNRRLAAHTGAAPGKTAFFTCASDDLAYLLNSRGYHIPNVSSHLGFLFAVGAQVVLFLPEGCDRCPVELTSYPALQVIRRDFAELERFLASCAVDHVCYGFESVNCALVESVRRVWPHARHADFNPVEAMRASKTPAVLDRFRDAFARSSAAIAETMRWAKTGEPGRRHTEYDLARTINDAYGARSAVALTFPSIAANGANSAFAHYTTASAEVELTEGELVLLDSGAYYDAGFATDCTRVVLRRTRPETVAQPWQREIYTVALKACIKGLVTRFPKTATGGDVDAAVRQVCRDHGYDFGHGTGHGVGIHVHEGGVRFAPGAKYGLVPNAVISVEPGIYVPGKGGVRIENIVIVRADDDASDTVSFENIVTVGYDWDLIDVELLDDGERAYLRDYERVCVERGTQVTACPLL
- a CDS encoding flagellar hook assembly protein FlgD, yielding MTSTSTTIGGNGTNVSNLPTDTMNTSNVSTTGTSASDLQATFLKLLVTQLQNQDPTSPVDSSQMTSQLAQINTVSGIAQLNTSLTSLSSQLAAGQQTQAALLIGTNVLAPGNGVAVKGGAASPFGVSLANDVSNLTITVKNSSGAVVNTINAGKQSAGTVPFNWTPTDAAGNALPDGKYTVSAQYTGSDGKTYAPTVLAAAQVQSVIKQADGTAGLVLSNGTTVGLTQVASIFPNTASSSTSDATTTN
- the flgM gene encoding flagellar biosynthesis anti-sigma factor FlgM; translated protein: MKIDSTPKPSPLASTGNGATRAQSGAASSSPAQAADAGSTGGDTTVNLSGLSGQLRSQSASGSADIDTALVQSIKDALNDGTLTIDVNKIADGVLNTARDLLQQQRSQGN
- the flgA gene encoding flagellar basal body P-ring formation chaperone FlgA, with the protein product MTGSALRGNDGRRTRVPRAFALAAALWLAVPAAHADDGMIVIPGRGETAETALAHANAASGGQFGGNAGMAVGAASGAASGTVPGAGTASGVGIAPGAGMAMATGAGGTAAAAYAAQPAGSMVVTSVPPPAAVPAPAPRPVYAAARMNTAARMNTGYGAPRAADPGAVATVVAGTAESASNPASNPARAAIAPRVAAARPLPAAPAPRAPTAATTAAQASAAPQPATPPGQQDPDAIRRTALAFLQQQIAGLPGKTTATVATAFPRGLAACTTLEPFLPTGARLWGRTTVGVRCAGERPWTVYLQAKVAVQATYYVAARQIAPGEPLTVADLVARDGDLTVLPLAVITDPAQAVGATALARISAGLPLRQDMLKSAASVSAGQTVRVVAAGPGFTISAEGSALANAAPGQSIRVRMAAGQIVTAIVKDAGTVEIPL
- the flgF gene encoding flagellar basal-body rod protein FlgF produces the protein MDRLIYTAMTGASQSLDQQAIVANNLANASTTGFRAQLATYRAVPMNFGDGSTSDPTTTRTYVLASTPGADYAPGPITRTGNPLDVAVQGAGWLAVQTADGSEAYTRAGNLHVDENGQLVNASNLPVIGNGGPISVPPNAEVTIGKDGTVSALMPGDPPTAVAIVDQMKLVNPDPATLARGNDGLFRTADGNPADSDPSVVVTPNSLEGSNVNPVTAMVAMIDNARAFQLQSKLIQTADQNEQSANQLLNFS
- the flgE gene encoding flagellar hook protein FlgE, giving the protein MGYQQGLSGLAGASNALDVIGNNIANANTVGFKSSTAQFSDMYANSIATSVNTQIGIGTALSSVQQQFGQGTINTTNSSLDVAINGNGFFQMSNNGVTTYSRDGTFQRDKNGYIVNAQGLNLMGYLADKNGVVNTAQTVPLQAPTTNISPTATTKITGQFNLNSQDKVPTKTPFDATDTSTYNYSTSVQVYDSLGGSQAVNMYFVKSAAGTWEAYAGVQGGATTDLGTVTFDSSGAIKSTTTGTPAVPTTSVGQFQFTVPTTDGSTTPQPLTLDLTGTTQFGGKDGVNNLAQDGYASGTLTTFSIGADGKLTGNYSNGQTAVLGQIAIANFNNPNGLVNLGGNQYAETAASGVPQISAPGSTNHGTLQGSALENSNVDLTSQLVNLITAQRNYQANAQTIKTQQTVDQTLINL
- the flgG gene encoding flagellar basal-body rod protein FlgG — protein: MNRSLYIAATGMNAQQAQMDVISNNLANTSTNGFKASRAVFEDLLYQTIRQPGANSTQQTELPSGLQLGTGVQQVATERLYTQGGLTQTGNSKDVAINGAGFFQVLMPDGTNAYTRDGSFQTNAQGQLVTSSGYQILPAITVPQNAQSLTIGKDGVVSVTQPGSSNAVQIGSLQIATFINPAGLEAKGENLFAETTSSGAPNVAQPGLNGAGVLNQGYVEASNVNVVQELVNMIQTQRAYEINSKAVTTSDQMLQTVTQMKS
- the flgH gene encoding flagellar basal body L-ring protein FlgH, producing MKQVRLLPPAPVRAVCALAVAALAGCAQIPRDPIIQQPMTAQPPMPMSMQAPGSIYNPGYAGRPLFEDQRPRNIGDILTIMIAENINATKSSGANTNRQGNTDFSVPTAGFLGGLFAKANMSAAGANKFAATGGASAANTFNGTITVTVTNVLPNGNLVVSGEKQMLINQGNEFVRFSGVVNPNTISGANSVYSTQVADAKIEYSSKGYINEAETMGWLQRFFLNIAPW
- the flgC gene encoding flagellar basal body rod protein FlgC; protein product: MPSLMNIFGVAGSALSAQSQRLNVTASNLANADSATGPDGKPYKAKQVVFATDPMGGARTASGQGVGGVRVTKVMDDPSPMKSTYDPANPSADANGYVQMPNVDPVQEMVNMISASRSYQANVETLNTAKTLMLKTLTIGS
- a CDS encoding flagellar basal body P-ring protein FlgI: MPQPLFHRLSSRAQAVARIAAALVLAACAFGAPGAHAERLKDLAQIQGVRDNPLIGYGLVVGLDGTGDQTMQTPFTTQTLANMLANLGISINNGSANGGPSSLSNMQLKNVAAVMVTATLPPFARPGEALDVTVSSLGNAKSLRGGTLLLTPLKGADGQVYALAQGNMAVGGAGASANGSRVQVNQLAAGRIVGGAIVERAVPNAIAQMNGVLQLQLNDMDYGTAQRIVSAVNSSFGPGTATALDGRTIQLAAPADSAQQVAFMARLQNLDVSPDKAAAKVILNARTGSIVMNQMVTLQSCAVAHGNLSVVVNTQPVVSQPGPFSNGQTVVAQQSQIQLKQDNGALKMVTAGANLADVVKALNSLGATPADLMSILQAMKAAGALRADLEVI